Genomic DNA from Pelosinus sp. IPA-1:
ACTTACGCCTGGTTCTACTTTAATATAGAATCCCAAATACAGCCCTCCTTTATAAAATTTTTACACAATATGTTATGCAGTTAGCGCTGATAGAGTGATACTCTCAAATAGAACGCAAAGAAAAGCTTGTAATTATCCCCAAGTGTTTATGTTTATTGAATTTTGAAAAGCACTATGATATAATGATCGCAAATAAAGTGATTGGAGTGGAAGAAATGTAATTTTTCTTGCTATTATACAGCATAATAAAATGATGGAGCGTAAAATGCTGCTTGTTTTGTTATGTTAATGCAAGAAAGTTACAATTCTTTTCACTCAAGAATATATTCTCGTCATGCCCAATTATTGGGCTTGGCTTTGCTGTATTTATGAGCTGCAAGAATTGACTTTCTTGCAGCTTTATATTTTATATACAGGAGGATAATTATGTCTTTAATAAGCGTTACAAATCTGACTTTTGGTTATGATGGCAGTTATGATAACATATTTGAAAACGTGAGTTTTCAAATCGATACAGATTGGAAATTAGGCTTCACAGGCAGAAATGGTAGAGGCAAAACTTCATTTCTCAACTTGTTGCTTGGTAAATATGAATACAGTGGTACGATTTCGACAAAAGTGAACTTCGAATATTTTCCTTTCGAGGTAACTAACACGGAAAATAACACTATTGATGTAATTGACAACATCTATCCAGACTACCTTCTTTGGAAGGTTATGCGTGAGCTTTCACTGCTGCAAGTTTCAGAGGACGTTTTATATCGTCCATTTGATACCCTTTCAAAGGGAGAGCAAACAAAGGTTTTGCTTGCTACTTTGTTCCTGAAAGAAAATAGCTTCCTGCTGATTGATGAGCCGACGAACCACCTTGATATGAATGCAAGAAAAATTGTCAGCGACTATCTTAGCTCTAAACGTGGTTTTATTTTAGTGTCCCATGACAGAGCATTTCTTGATAACTGTGTTGACCATATCCTTTCCATTAACAAAACAAATATTGAAATTCAAAAAGGGGATTTTTCTTCTTGGTGGGAAAATAAAAAAAGGCAGGACAATTTTGAACTAGCAGAAAATGAAAAACTCCGAAAAGATATTACACGCTTGTCATCCGCTGCAAAACGTACATCCGATTGGTCGGATAAAGTAGAAAAGACAAAAATAGGTACAACGAATTCTGGGTCAAGTATAGATCGAGGGTATGTCGGTCATAAAGCTGCCAAGATGATGAAACGTTCTAAGGCAATCGAAGCAAGACAACAATCTGCGATTGATGACAAATCTAAGCTTCTCAAAAATATTGAAAGCTCTGAGAAATTGAAAATTTCTCAACTTAACTTTCATGCAGACCGCCTTGTAGAACTTGTAGATATATCTATATTCTATGGCAAAAAGACAGCTTGTGAGAACGTAAGTTTCACAATTGAAAAAGGGGATAGAGTAGCGCTTTACGGTAAAAATGGCTCAGGAAAATCAAGCATTATTAAGCTGATTTGTGGAGAGAACATCACCTATACAGGCACTTTCCGAAAAGCAAGTCAACTTAAAATATCCTATGTTTCCCAGGAGACTTCTCATCTCAGGGGTAACTTAACCGATTATGCCATAGAGAATAATATTGATGAAAGTCTTTTTAAGGCTATTTTAAGAAAACTTGATTTTTCAAGAGTTCAATTTGAAAAGGATATGTCTGATTTTAGCGGTGGACAAAAGAAAAAAGTGCTGATTGCAAAAAGTCTTTCTGAGAAAGCTCATTTGCTTATCTGGGATGAGCCACTTAATTTTATCGATGTGATCTCTCGCATGCAAATAGAAGAATTACTACTTGAATACTCACCAACGATTCTATTTGTGGAACATGACACTGAAT
This window encodes:
- a CDS encoding Lsa family ABC-F type ribosomal protection protein, with the translated sequence MSLISVTNLTFGYDGSYDNIFENVSFQIDTDWKLGFTGRNGRGKTSFLNLLLGKYEYSGTISTKVNFEYFPFEVTNTENNTIDVIDNIYPDYLLWKVMRELSLLQVSEDVLYRPFDTLSKGEQTKVLLATLFLKENSFLLIDEPTNHLDMNARKIVSDYLSSKRGFILVSHDRAFLDNCVDHILSINKTNIEIQKGDFSSWWENKKRQDNFELAENEKLRKDITRLSSAAKRTSDWSDKVEKTKIGTTNSGSSIDRGYVGHKAAKMMKRSKAIEARQQSAIDDKSKLLKNIESSEKLKISQLNFHADRLVELVDISIFYGKKTACENVSFTIEKGDRVALYGKNGSGKSSIIKLICGENITYTGTFRKASQLKISYVSQETSHLRGNLTDYAIENNIDESLFKAILRKLDFSRVQFEKDMSDFSGGQKKKVLIAKSLSEKAHLLIWDEPLNFIDVISRMQIEELLLEYSPTILFVEHDTEFCQNIATKIFELS